The Macrobrachium nipponense isolate FS-2020 chromosome 46, ASM1510439v2, whole genome shotgun sequence genome has a segment encoding these proteins:
- the LOC135214823 gene encoding wee1-like protein kinase — MCSVLPKMDVAMKLDFESCIEEDEAENASFQTLSSGCDIDGRDISCDDINYHVPPTPSPARLFSPRKSLRTAVRPTTDNTTAQSLESPPYKKIRALRLFDSPATPKTLLLKSTTSGASSGDSSSHSRPVSRTRLFPSARARTLASWNNTTPVTPSPPACAASAVVHSSQHGSGGSTNCNGSARSKVREVANINPFTPSGMLLSSRKRTRSRRDHEANFGETEMSTDMDTSFDDFYCDDSCDECEDETGRPTKRLAMQDANVSRYNHEFLELALIGQGEFGGVYKCRHRLDGCIYAIKKSLKPVAGSVNERIALNEVYAHAVLGKHPHVVRYYSAWAENDHMIIQNEYCNGGSLADVVENCRRTGRRLSENFIKQVLLHTAKGLKYIHSQQLVHMDIKSANIFISREQKVKLPGEDSADDGFEEEQVEDVEEVTYKIGDLGHVTSILNPQVEEGDCRYLPREILQDDFSHLQKADIFALGLTMYEAARGKPLPLNGEEWHNIRNGELEHVPGYSMEFQKLLKQMVHTDPAARPTAAQLVNHPALCPPTSMSRTELRRELNAERLKNEILSRQLKEAAKCLQSLTPGVASTIAAVASGVLAGIAPTPVGVPQFPSQRSGPTTRNSRLIGKKVNRSLSTSDF; from the exons ATGTGCTCAGTTCTACCGAAAATGGATGTGGCAATGAAATTGGATTTCGAAAGTTGCATCGAGGAAGACGAAGCCGAGAACGCTTCCTTCCAGACTTTGAGCTCGGGCTGTGATATTGATGGGCGTGATATCTCTTGCGATGATATAAACTACCATGTTCCGCCTACTCCTTCTCCTGCACGTCTTTTCAGTCCAAGAAAGTCCCTACGAACTGCGGTACGCCCCACTACTGACAATACTACAGCACAAAGCCTCGAGTCTCCACCGTATAAGAAGATTCGAGCGTTGCGACTCTTCGATTCTCCTGCTACGCCGAAAACACTTTTGCTCAAGAGCACAACGTCTGGGGCATCTTCTGGTGACTCTTCATCTCACAGCCGACCCGTATCCCGAACGAGATTGTTTCCTTCTGCAAGGGCGAGAACACTTGCCTCTTGGAATAACACTACGCCTGTCACTCCTTCCCCACCTGCTTGCGCTGCCAGCGCCGTGGTCCATTCCTCCCAGCACGGAAGCGGCGGTAGCACAAATTGCAATGGCTCTGCTAGAAGTAAGGTCAGGGAGGTAGCCAATATTAATCCTTTCACCCCATCTGGGATGTTGTTGTCCTCAAGAAAGAGAACAAGATCACGCAGGGATCACGAGGCCAACTTTGG GGAAACCGAAATGTCGACCGATATGGACACTAGTTTTGATGATTTCTATTGTGATGATTCCTGTGATGAATGCGAGGATGAAACTGGCCGACCAACAAAGAGACTAGCCATGCAAGATGCTAATGTTTCCCGGTATAACCACGAATTTTTAGAGTTAGCACTGATTGGCCAAGGGGAATTTGGAGGAGTGTACAAATGCAGACATAGATTAGATGGTTGCATTTATGCCATTAAGAAGTCTCTCAAACCTGTCGCAGGATCAGTCAATGA GAGAATAGCACTAAATGAGGTATATGCTCATGCTGTATTGGGCAAGCACCCTCATGTCGTCAGGTACTACTCAGCATGGGCAGAGAATGATCACATGATTATCCAAAATGAATATTGTAATGGAGGCTCCTTAGCAGATGTAGTTGAGAATTGTAGAAGAACTGGCCGAAGACTGAGTGAAAATTTTATCAAACAAGTTTTACTTCACACAGCTAAAGGCTTGAA GTACATTCATTCTCAACAGCTTGTTCATATGGACATAAAATCTGCTAACATTTTTATATCTCGAGAACAAAAAGTCAAGTTACCTGGAGAAGATTCTGCTGATGATGGATTTGAAGAAGAACAGGTTGAAGATGTAGAGGAAGTCACTTACAAAATTG GTGATCTCGGTCATGTAACTTCAATCTTAAATCCCCAAGTTGAAGAAGGCGATTGCAGATATCTTCCTAGAGAGATATTGCAGGATGATTTTAGTCACTTACAAAAAGCAGATATTTTTGCTCTTGGACTCACCATGTACGAAGCTGCGAGAGGAAAGCCATTGCCACTCAATGGAGAAGAATGGCATAACATTCGTAATGGTGAACTGGAGCATGTTCCTGGTTATTCCATGGAATTTCAAAAGTTGCTGAAACAAATGGTGCATACAGATCCAGCTGCTCGTCCCACTGCTGCACAGCTAGTTAATCATCCTGCATTGTGTCCTCCAACAAGTATGTCTCGCACAGAATTACGCCGCGAGCTTAATGCTGAGCGTCTGAAGAATGAGATTTTATCACGACAGTTGAAAGAGGCAGCCAAGTGTTTGCAAAGTCTAACCCCTGGAGTAGCCTCAACAATAGCTGCTGTAGCTTCAGGAGTACTAGCAGGGATTGCTCCAACTCCTGTTGGTGTTCCTCAGTTTCCTTCCCAAAGATCAGGACCTACCACTAGAAATTCCAGACTAATAGGAAAGAAGGTGAACAGAAGTCTGAGCACCAGTGATTTCTGA